One genomic window of Candidatus Hydrogenedentota bacterium includes the following:
- a CDS encoding cytochrome c3 family protein yields MAQVFHRSANVLARASIVGGVLGAVVITLLASALYRSPVVTQVNINKEQPIPFSHQRHVGANGIDCRYCHTTVEKSGVANVPPTETCMTCHSQVLADAPMLQPVHESWKTGKPLEWTRVYDLPDFVYFDHSIHVAKGMGCTTCHGDIQEQRLTRKVKTLHMSWCLECHRAPEKFIRPKDKVFDVDWAAPHDQLEAGKALVEEYKINVEQLSNCSICHR; encoded by the coding sequence GTGGCTCAAGTTTTTCATCGCAGCGCCAATGTGCTTGCCCGAGCCAGTATTGTTGGCGGTGTACTGGGGGCGGTTGTCATAACGCTTCTCGCCTCCGCACTGTACCGGTCTCCCGTCGTCACGCAGGTGAACATAAACAAGGAGCAGCCCATTCCCTTCAGTCACCAGCGACACGTGGGCGCCAACGGCATTGATTGCCGTTACTGCCACACGACGGTGGAGAAGAGCGGCGTGGCCAACGTGCCCCCCACGGAAACCTGCATGACCTGTCACTCGCAGGTGCTCGCGGATGCGCCCATGCTCCAGCCGGTTCATGAAAGCTGGAAGACCGGCAAGCCTCTGGAGTGGACGCGCGTCTATGACCTTCCCGATTTCGTCTACTTCGACCACTCTATTCACGTGGCCAAGGGCATGGGGTGCACAACCTGCCACGGTGATATCCAGGAGCAGCGGTTGACCCGCAAGGTGAAGACGCTCCACATGTCGTGGTGCCTTGAGTGCCACCGGGCGCCGGAGAAGTTTATCCGCCCGAAAGACAAGGTCTTCGACGTCGACTGGGCCGCGCCCCACGATCAGCTCGAAGCGGGCAAAGCCCTGGTGGAAGAGTACAAGATCAACGTCGAACAGCTCAGCAACTGTTCCATCTGTCACCGTTAA
- a CDS encoding V-type ATPase subunit yields the protein MADMDPFVLHFNARVHGMKRELFSNTSIDGFLDQGDLARFLEALLDSAYRTEMAEALTRYQGADAVEEAASRNLVATFQTLLSRSHGEFRELVQIFLARWDLMAVKSLIRCRHHGVDGPVMGAALIPGPTLTPPLLAEFSQLDSMESLVAALSGWNRNLCGCLRKALPAYHETGSLSELEEALDRAYFVDTVARLKTAEDDDSRMLRAQLQSEIDRINLRTVFQHIDTKGELGESLDSRFLSQGSLPKSLLRQMASSSDPAAAMAHLARTRYSSLVEELYQLLQTGRFSPMERFFERVLMKNVRQSARNNVFGIGVMMDYVWMKYNEVINLRLIARGLAGNLPAGRVRDELYSV from the coding sequence ATGGCCGACATGGATCCTTTTGTACTGCACTTCAACGCGCGGGTGCACGGCATGAAGCGCGAGCTGTTTTCCAACACGTCCATCGACGGTTTTCTGGATCAGGGTGACCTGGCCCGATTTCTTGAGGCGCTGCTGGATTCGGCCTATCGCACGGAAATGGCCGAAGCCCTCACCCGCTATCAGGGTGCGGACGCGGTTGAAGAAGCGGCGTCCCGCAACCTGGTTGCCACCTTCCAGACCCTCCTGAGCCGCTCCCACGGCGAGTTCCGGGAGCTGGTCCAGATTTTCCTCGCCCGTTGGGACCTGATGGCGGTCAAATCCCTGATCCGCTGCCGGCACCACGGCGTCGACGGCCCCGTAATGGGCGCGGCCCTGATTCCCGGGCCCACGCTCACCCCGCCGCTGCTGGCGGAGTTCAGCCAGCTCGATTCCATGGAATCGCTGGTGGCCGCCCTGAGCGGCTGGAACCGGAACCTGTGCGGATGCCTCCGCAAGGCCCTTCCGGCCTATCACGAGACGGGCAGCCTCTCCGAGCTCGAAGAGGCGCTGGACCGCGCCTACTTTGTAGACACGGTGGCCCGGCTCAAGACCGCTGAGGATGACGACAGCCGCATGCTGCGCGCCCAGCTCCAGTCGGAAATCGACCGCATCAACCTGCGGACGGTCTTCCAGCATATCGACACGAAGGGCGAACTGGGCGAGAGCCTGGACAGCCGTTTTCTCAGTCAGGGTTCACTGCCCAAGTCCCTGTTGCGCCAGATGGCGTCCAGCTCGGACCCGGCGGCGGCCATGGCCCACCTGGCGCGCACGCGGTACAGCAGCCTGGTGGAAGAATTGTACCAGTTGCTCCAGACCGGTCGTTTCTCGCCGATGGAGCGCTTCTTCGAGCGCGTCTTGATGAAGAATGTACGCCAGAGCGCGCGGAACAATGTGTTCGGCATCGGCGTGATGATGGACTATGTTTGGATGAAGTACAACGAGGTGATCA